A stretch of the Planctomycetota bacterium genome encodes the following:
- a CDS encoding DUF58 domain-containing protein: MLRTENPKRPQTVDDLLDAALVAQLSRVDIHSRKIFRGKLQGERRSKKRGESVEFADHRPYVAGDDLRHVDWNIYGRLDRLFLKLFMEEEDLSLHLVLDCSGSADCGSPNKFAFMQRAAMALGYIGLVNLNRVSATAIASSQDDNGDGTGVLTSVRNLRGRRRVHELGRWMCSLEPGGDLPFTEACKRIALSRTGRGVMVVLSDLLIKEGYEDGLRLLTGRGYDLVVLQVLSPQELEPDAAGGVAGDLRLRDVEDRDHAEVTISAPLLKRYKKVVEAYMRQARLFCAAREITHLGVRSDTPIDTLLMDYLRKRGVLR, encoded by the coding sequence ATGCTGCGCACCGAGAACCCAAAACGCCCGCAGACCGTCGACGACCTGCTCGACGCCGCGCTCGTGGCGCAGCTGTCGCGCGTCGACATCCACAGCCGCAAGATCTTCCGCGGCAAGCTGCAAGGCGAGCGGCGGAGCAAGAAGCGCGGCGAGAGCGTCGAGTTCGCCGACCACCGGCCCTACGTCGCCGGCGACGACCTCCGCCACGTCGACTGGAACATCTACGGCCGCCTCGACCGCCTCTTCCTCAAGCTGTTCATGGAGGAAGAAGACCTCTCGCTGCACCTGGTGCTGGACTGCAGCGGATCCGCCGACTGCGGCAGCCCGAACAAGTTCGCGTTCATGCAGCGGGCGGCGATGGCGTTGGGCTACATCGGGCTGGTCAACCTCAACCGGGTCAGCGCGACCGCCATCGCGAGCTCGCAGGACGACAACGGCGACGGCACGGGCGTGCTGACCTCCGTCCGCAACCTGCGCGGTCGCCGAAGAGTGCACGAGCTGGGCCGCTGGATGTGCAGCCTGGAGCCCGGCGGCGACCTGCCCTTCACCGAGGCCTGCAAGCGGATCGCCCTCTCGCGGACCGGCCGAGGCGTGATGGTCGTGCTCAGCGACCTGCTCATCAAGGAAGGCTACGAGGACGGCCTCCGGCTGCTGACCGGCCGCGGCTACGACCTCGTCGTGCTCCAGGTGCTCAGCCCGCAGGAGCTGGAGCCCGATGCCGCCGGCGGCGTCGCGGGCGACCTCCGCCTGCGGGACGTCGAGGACCGCGACCACGCCGAGGTGACCATCTCGGCCCCGCTGCTCAAGCGGTACAAGAAGGTCGTCGAGGCCTACATGCGGCAGGCCCGCCTGTTCTGCGCCGCCCGCGAGATCACGCACCTGGGCGTCCGCAGCGACACGCCCATCGACACGCTGCTGATGGACTACCTCCGCAAGCGGGGGGTGCTGCGATGA